The following proteins are co-located in the Phragmites australis chromosome 10, lpPhrAust1.1, whole genome shotgun sequence genome:
- the LOC133883745 gene encoding synaptotagmin-3-like isoform X1: MGLVGGVLGFALGLAIGLAAAYLVYLRYFAARRLQDPVIRPLRDLDSETLKTAIPDIPLWVKSPDYERVDWMNTFIFDMWPFLDKAICNNIKRATRPIFDQYIGSYGIESIEFRQLTLGALPPTFQGIKVYQMQEKELVIEPLIRWASITNVIIDVKVHSFKVPVQLVDLHITVKPRLTLKPLVPSFPGFANLCVSLMEKPHIDFGFKLLGGDVMAIPGLYRFVQDQISKQISILYHWPKVIQIPILDGASGATMKPVGILHVKVIRAMNLLKMDLLGKSDPYVKMRLSGERLPSKKTSVKMNNLNPEWNEHFRFIVKDPETQVLELHMFDWEKVKMHDKLGMQIIPLRLLTPYESKLFTLDLLKSMNPNDPHNKKNRGKLIVELTFDPFREDNSRASVTSDGEGNASLRRDNSSGGGLLLVSVENAENVEGKRHTNPYAEVLFRGERKKTKVIRKTRDPRWSEEFQFMVDEPPVADKIRIEVRSKRRGLPFRNKESLGHVDINLVDVVNNGRINEKYHLINSRNGTIHVEIKWSTV; the protein is encoded by the exons ATGGGGCTCGTGGGCGGCGTCCTCGGCTTCGCGCTCGGGCTCGCCATCGGGCTCGCCGCCGCCTACCTCGTCTACCTCCGCTACTTCGCCGCTCGCCGTCTCCAG GATCCTGTCATTAGACCTCTACGAGATTTAGATTCTGAAACCTTGAAGACAGCAATACCAGATATTCCGTTATGGGTGAAGAGCCCAGACTATGAACGG GTTGACTGGATGAACACATTTATTTTTGACATGTGGCCTTTCCTGGATAAG GCAATATGCAACAATATAAAACGTGCGACAAGGCCAATATTTGATCAATATATTGGATCATATGGTATAGAATCAATTGAATTTAGACAGTTAACACTTGGGGCTCTTCCGCCTACGTTTCAAG GAATTAAAGTCTACCAAATGCAAGAAAAAGAATTGGTAATTGAGCCTTTGATTCGGTGGGCTAGCATAACAAATGTAATCATTGACGTGAAGGTGCATTCTTTCAAAGTGCCTGTTCAG CTCGTAGATTTGCATATAACGGTAAAACCACGTCTGACTCTGAAACCACTTGTGCCAAGCTTTCCCGGCTTTGCTAACTTGTGTGTTTCACTAATGGAGAAG CCACATATCGACTTCGGATTCAAATTGCTAGGGGGAGATGTCATGGCAATTCCAGGCTTGTATCGGTTTGTTCAG GATCAAATATCAAAGCAAATTTCAATTTTGTATCACTGGCCTAAGGTTATACAGATTCCTATCTTAGATGGAGCAAG TGGTGCTACAATGAAGCCAGTTGGAATATTGCACGTGAAGGTAATTAGAGCCATGAATCTTCTCAAGATGGATTTGCTTGGAAAATCTGATCCCTATGTCAAGATGCGCCTGAGTGGTGAGAGACTTCCCTCAAAGAAAACATCTGTTAAGATGAACAACCTGAATcctgaatggaatgaacacttCAGGTTCATAGTCAAGGATCCTGAGACGCAAGTCCTTGAGCTCCACATGTTTGATTGGGAAAAG GTCAAAATGCATGACAAATTGGGTATGCAAATAATTCCCCTCCGCTTGCTTACTCCTTACGAGAGCAAGTTATTTACACTCGACCTTCTTAAAAGCATGAACCCAAATGATCCACATAACAAGAAGAATAGAGGAAAGCTCATTGTCGAGTTGACATTTGATCCCTTTAGAGAAGACAATAGCAGGGCCAGTGTGACTTCAGATGGTGAAGGCAATGCCAGCCTAAGAAGGGACAACTCATCCGGTGGTGGGTTGTTGTTGGTTTCGGTAGAAAATGCAGAAAATGTCGAAGGGAAACGCCACACAAATCCATATGCTGAGGTTCTTTTTAGGGGAGAACGGAAGAAAACAAAG GTGATCAGGAAAACAAGAGATCCAAGATGGAGTGAGGAGTTCCAGTTCATGGTAGACGAGCCTCCTGTGGCTGATAAGATCCGTATCGAAGTCAGAAGCAAGCGCCGCGGCCTCCCCTTCCGCAATAAG GAATCGCTGGGGCATGTGGATATAAACCTAGTGGACGTCGTGAACAATGGCCGGATCAACGAGAAATACCATCTGATCAACTCGAGAAACGGGACGATACACGTCGAAATCAAATGGAGCACTGTGTGA
- the LOC133883745 gene encoding synaptotagmin-3-like isoform X2 produces the protein MNGWVLVILVYQLFILCFFKVMFIVHQSLFGVQQGRAYADVDWMNTFIFDMWPFLDKAICNNIKRATRPIFDQYIGSYGIESIEFRQLTLGALPPTFQGIKVYQMQEKELVIEPLIRWASITNVIIDVKVHSFKVPVQLVDLHITVKPRLTLKPLVPSFPGFANLCVSLMEKPHIDFGFKLLGGDVMAIPGLYRFVQDQISKQISILYHWPKVIQIPILDGASGATMKPVGILHVKVIRAMNLLKMDLLGKSDPYVKMRLSGERLPSKKTSVKMNNLNPEWNEHFRFIVKDPETQVLELHMFDWEKVKMHDKLGMQIIPLRLLTPYESKLFTLDLLKSMNPNDPHNKKNRGKLIVELTFDPFREDNSRASVTSDGEGNASLRRDNSSGGGLLLVSVENAENVEGKRHTNPYAEVLFRGERKKTKVIRKTRDPRWSEEFQFMVDEPPVADKIRIEVRSKRRGLPFRNKESLGHVDINLVDVVNNGRINEKYHLINSRNGTIHVEIKWSTV, from the exons ATGAACGGGTGGGTACTTGTTATTCTAGTGTACCAATTATTTATTCTTTGTTTCTTCAAGGTAATGTTCATCGTACATCAGTCTCTGTTTGGTGTGCAACAAGGGCGAGCATATGCAGAT GTTGACTGGATGAACACATTTATTTTTGACATGTGGCCTTTCCTGGATAAG GCAATATGCAACAATATAAAACGTGCGACAAGGCCAATATTTGATCAATATATTGGATCATATGGTATAGAATCAATTGAATTTAGACAGTTAACACTTGGGGCTCTTCCGCCTACGTTTCAAG GAATTAAAGTCTACCAAATGCAAGAAAAAGAATTGGTAATTGAGCCTTTGATTCGGTGGGCTAGCATAACAAATGTAATCATTGACGTGAAGGTGCATTCTTTCAAAGTGCCTGTTCAG CTCGTAGATTTGCATATAACGGTAAAACCACGTCTGACTCTGAAACCACTTGTGCCAAGCTTTCCCGGCTTTGCTAACTTGTGTGTTTCACTAATGGAGAAG CCACATATCGACTTCGGATTCAAATTGCTAGGGGGAGATGTCATGGCAATTCCAGGCTTGTATCGGTTTGTTCAG GATCAAATATCAAAGCAAATTTCAATTTTGTATCACTGGCCTAAGGTTATACAGATTCCTATCTTAGATGGAGCAAG TGGTGCTACAATGAAGCCAGTTGGAATATTGCACGTGAAGGTAATTAGAGCCATGAATCTTCTCAAGATGGATTTGCTTGGAAAATCTGATCCCTATGTCAAGATGCGCCTGAGTGGTGAGAGACTTCCCTCAAAGAAAACATCTGTTAAGATGAACAACCTGAATcctgaatggaatgaacacttCAGGTTCATAGTCAAGGATCCTGAGACGCAAGTCCTTGAGCTCCACATGTTTGATTGGGAAAAG GTCAAAATGCATGACAAATTGGGTATGCAAATAATTCCCCTCCGCTTGCTTACTCCTTACGAGAGCAAGTTATTTACACTCGACCTTCTTAAAAGCATGAACCCAAATGATCCACATAACAAGAAGAATAGAGGAAAGCTCATTGTCGAGTTGACATTTGATCCCTTTAGAGAAGACAATAGCAGGGCCAGTGTGACTTCAGATGGTGAAGGCAATGCCAGCCTAAGAAGGGACAACTCATCCGGTGGTGGGTTGTTGTTGGTTTCGGTAGAAAATGCAGAAAATGTCGAAGGGAAACGCCACACAAATCCATATGCTGAGGTTCTTTTTAGGGGAGAACGGAAGAAAACAAAG GTGATCAGGAAAACAAGAGATCCAAGATGGAGTGAGGAGTTCCAGTTCATGGTAGACGAGCCTCCTGTGGCTGATAAGATCCGTATCGAAGTCAGAAGCAAGCGCCGCGGCCTCCCCTTCCGCAATAAG GAATCGCTGGGGCATGTGGATATAAACCTAGTGGACGTCGTGAACAATGGCCGGATCAACGAGAAATACCATCTGATCAACTCGAGAAACGGGACGATACACGTCGAAATCAAATGGAGCACTGTGTGA
- the LOC133883745 gene encoding synaptotagmin-3-like isoform X3, producing the protein MQEKELVIEPLIRWASITNVIIDVKVHSFKVPVQLVDLHITVKPRLTLKPLVPSFPGFANLCVSLMEKPHIDFGFKLLGGDVMAIPGLYRFVQDQISKQISILYHWPKVIQIPILDGASGATMKPVGILHVKVIRAMNLLKMDLLGKSDPYVKMRLSGERLPSKKTSVKMNNLNPEWNEHFRFIVKDPETQVLELHMFDWEKVKMHDKLGMQIIPLRLLTPYESKLFTLDLLKSMNPNDPHNKKNRGKLIVELTFDPFREDNSRASVTSDGEGNASLRRDNSSGGGLLLVSVENAENVEGKRHTNPYAEVLFRGERKKTKVIRKTRDPRWSEEFQFMVDEPPVADKIRIEVRSKRRGLPFRNKESLGHVDINLVDVVNNGRINEKYHLINSRNGTIHVEIKWSTV; encoded by the exons ATGCAAGAAAAAGAATTGGTAATTGAGCCTTTGATTCGGTGGGCTAGCATAACAAATGTAATCATTGACGTGAAGGTGCATTCTTTCAAAGTGCCTGTTCAG CTCGTAGATTTGCATATAACGGTAAAACCACGTCTGACTCTGAAACCACTTGTGCCAAGCTTTCCCGGCTTTGCTAACTTGTGTGTTTCACTAATGGAGAAG CCACATATCGACTTCGGATTCAAATTGCTAGGGGGAGATGTCATGGCAATTCCAGGCTTGTATCGGTTTGTTCAG GATCAAATATCAAAGCAAATTTCAATTTTGTATCACTGGCCTAAGGTTATACAGATTCCTATCTTAGATGGAGCAAG TGGTGCTACAATGAAGCCAGTTGGAATATTGCACGTGAAGGTAATTAGAGCCATGAATCTTCTCAAGATGGATTTGCTTGGAAAATCTGATCCCTATGTCAAGATGCGCCTGAGTGGTGAGAGACTTCCCTCAAAGAAAACATCTGTTAAGATGAACAACCTGAATcctgaatggaatgaacacttCAGGTTCATAGTCAAGGATCCTGAGACGCAAGTCCTTGAGCTCCACATGTTTGATTGGGAAAAG GTCAAAATGCATGACAAATTGGGTATGCAAATAATTCCCCTCCGCTTGCTTACTCCTTACGAGAGCAAGTTATTTACACTCGACCTTCTTAAAAGCATGAACCCAAATGATCCACATAACAAGAAGAATAGAGGAAAGCTCATTGTCGAGTTGACATTTGATCCCTTTAGAGAAGACAATAGCAGGGCCAGTGTGACTTCAGATGGTGAAGGCAATGCCAGCCTAAGAAGGGACAACTCATCCGGTGGTGGGTTGTTGTTGGTTTCGGTAGAAAATGCAGAAAATGTCGAAGGGAAACGCCACACAAATCCATATGCTGAGGTTCTTTTTAGGGGAGAACGGAAGAAAACAAAG GTGATCAGGAAAACAAGAGATCCAAGATGGAGTGAGGAGTTCCAGTTCATGGTAGACGAGCCTCCTGTGGCTGATAAGATCCGTATCGAAGTCAGAAGCAAGCGCCGCGGCCTCCCCTTCCGCAATAAG GAATCGCTGGGGCATGTGGATATAAACCTAGTGGACGTCGTGAACAATGGCCGGATCAACGAGAAATACCATCTGATCAACTCGAGAAACGGGACGATACACGTCGAAATCAAATGGAGCACTGTGTGA
- the LOC133931397 gene encoding uncharacterized protein LOC133931397 — MGEAEEAVTAPEGSHGEALKLLQSLASSSLACSVTQFPVKWQTIKDKLQQFCCNLNSLCSGVGANGGDDDGENHMLVQFMQSASATVRSIQVIASQCSEGSYKGGRLRLRSDLDNLSSKLDAHMKQLKEMACSGMPSASRAIIAVRPGIEASIGEKTFYLKDLFSRIRIGDTVQRGQALATIRELLAEDEVCAKVVALDTEDGIALLTGFLESRDVRIQEETAGAVAIVAGSEYYRGMLVKAGVIAPLVQLLENKDTASELAKERAAQALRELTENSDNVWAVCANGGLTTLLHSCANADSSSKLISSSFAVLRNLSRVEEVKMFMVEQGVVTELVKLSQKKEEIRKLGAVELLHAMALDDADVREEAVSMGVIQSLLQLIYPDLPYSYKAREVALAAIWFFCFSSANSLDDLISSDSLGWLLFYLNNVDYAVLECTLKILRHLSEVSEEYNRMMGRAGYLSALASLLGAKSCRVREMAAQVLSSLLLLHPNRVIFVQDSDNLNRLLQLLDPAEGKLMAKDLILSAIMSLAETNSGRKKIVTSEHFSSLKELADSGDFDAKKVVRKLSANRLQTIFSKIWSA; from the coding sequence ATGGGAGAAGCAGAAGAAGCAGTGACAGCACCAGAAGGCAGCCATGGCGAGGCACTGAAGCTTCTGCAGTCCTTGGCCTCCTCTTCGCTGGCCTGCTCCGTTACGCAGTTCCCAGTGAAGTGGCAAACGATCAAAGACAAGCTTCAGCAGTTCTGCTGCAACCTGAATTCATTGTGCAGCGGCGTCGGCGCCAATGGCGGCGACGATGATGGAGAGAATCATATGCTGGTTCAGTTTATGCAGTCAGCTTCAGCAACCGTGAGGAGCATCCAAGTTATTGCTTCTCAGTGCAGTGAAGGGTCCTACAAGGGTGGAAGGCTTCGTCTGAGGAGTGACCTGGACAACCTGAGCTCCAAGCTTGATGCACACATGAAGCAGCTCAAGGAGATGGCTTGCTCCGGGATGCCATCGGCATCGAGGGCCATCATCGCGGTGAGGCCCGGCATTGAGGCCAGCATAGGTGAGAAGACGTTCTACCTCAAGGATCTCTTCTCCAGGATCAGGATTGGTGACACTGTCCAGAGAGGCCAGGCACTGGCCACCATTAGAGAGCTCTTGGCAGAAGATGAAGTGTGTGCAAAGGTTGTTGCTCTTGACACCGAGGACGGCATCGCCTTGCTCACCGGGTTTCTCGAGTCGAGAGATGTACGCATCCAGGAAGAGACTGCAGGTGCCGTCGCCATTGTTGCAGGTTCCGAGTACTACAGAGGAATGCTGGTTAAGGCAGGGGTGATTGCTCCATTGGTTCAGCTGCTGGAGAATAAAGACACTGCCAGTGAGCTAGCCAAGGAGAGGGCAGCTCAGGCACTGAGGGAGCTGACGGAGAACTCCGACAACGTGTGGGCCGTCTGCGCGAACGGCGGCCTAACCACGCTGCTGCACTCCTGTGCCAATGCCGACAGCAGCAGCAAGCTGATCAGCTCATCTTTTGCAGTGCTGAGGAATCTGAGCAGGGTGGAAGAAGTGAAGATGTTCATGGTGGAGCAAGGGGTGGTCACGGAGCTGGTGAAGCTCTCccagaagaaagaagaaatccGCAAGCTCGGTGCCGTCGAATTGCTCCATGCCATGGCTCTGGATGATGCCGATGTCAGAGAAGAAGCAGTCAGCATGGGGGTGATCCAATCACTCCTTCAGTTGATATACCCTGACCTTCCATACTCCTACAAGGCCAGGGAGGTTGCTCTTGCAGCCATTTGGTTCTTCTGCTTCTCTTCTGCAAACTCATTAGATGACCTAATCAGCTCGGATAGTCTCGGCTGGCTGCTCTTCTACCTCAACAATGTCGACTATGCTGTCCTTGAATGCACCCTCAAAATTCTGAGGCACCTCTCTGAGGTTTCAGAGGAGTACAACAGGATGATGGGAAGAGCAGGGTATTTGAGCGCCCTGGCAAGCCTGCTTGGAGCGAAATCCTGTCGAGTCCGGGAAATGGCAGCTCAAGTGCTTTCCAGCTTACTACTGCTTCACCCCAATCGCGTCATTTTCGTTCAAGACAGCGACAATTTGAATAGGCTGCTGCAGCTGCTTGATCCGGCTGAGGGCAAGCTGATGGCAAAAGACTTGATCCTCTCTGCTATCATGTCCTTGGCAGAGACCAACAGTGGAAGGAAGAAGATTGTGACATCCGAGCACTTCAGCAGCCTGAAAGAACTGGCAGACTCTGGCGACTTCGACGCTAAGAAGGTCGTTAGAAAACTATCTGCTAACAGACTGCAAACCATTTTCAGCAAAATATGGAGTGCTTAA